In the genome of Mytilus edulis chromosome 3, xbMytEdul2.2, whole genome shotgun sequence, one region contains:
- the LOC139515746 gene encoding E2F-associated phosphoprotein-like, whose amino-acid sequence MNRITDRDYDYYDFEDDSDQEPCDSSDDDIEVILYGTPEQKRKLQTKVQQRHDSSSEDDFEKEMNNELNKHIKGLVNERSSNVAETIQGSIKAQDQEKPTEQQQFYDDIYYDSEEEEMVLQGDERVKRRQPVQSNDDLLYDPELDEEDQRWVDAERQAYQLPVPSGSKSKRQNSDAVLNCPACMTLLCLDCQGHDVYENQYRAMFVKNCRVDTSELLKQPLQKKKRSKKQKTLDTTNNETEDNFHPVKCTECSTVVGVFDNDEVYHFFNVLASHT is encoded by the exons ATGAATAGAATTACTGATAGGGACTACGACTACTATGACTTTGAAGATGACAGTGACCAAGAGCCTTGCGATAg TTCTGATGATGATATCGAGGTTATTTTATATGGAACACCTGAACAGAAGCGTAAATTACAGACCAAAGTCCAACAAAGACATGATTCTTCAAGTGAAGATGACTTTGAAAAGGAAATGAATAATGAACTTAACAAACATATTAAAGGACTGGTAAATGAAAGATCAAGTAATGTTGCAGAAACTATTCAAG GTAGTATCAAAGCTCAAGACCAAGAGAAACCTACAGAACAACAACAATTTTATGATGATATTTATTACGATTCAGAAGAAGAGGAAATGGTTTTACAAG GTGATGAACGTGTCAAAAGAAGACAACCTGTTCAAAGCAATGATGACTTATTGTACGATCCTGAACTAGACGAAGAAGACCAGCGATGGGTTGATGCTGAACGACAAGCTTATCAGCTGCCTGTACCTTCAGGATCCAAATCAAAACGTCAAAACAGTGATGCAGTTTTAAACTGTCCCGCTTGTATGACATTACTGTGTCTTGATTGTCAGGG GCATGATGTTTATGAAAACCAGTACAGAGCTATGTTTGTTAAGAACTGTCGTGTCGATACATCAGAATTATTAAAACAGCCGTTACAGAAGAAAAAACGTTCAAAAAAACAGAAGACATTGGACACTACAAATAATGAAACAGAGGACAATTTTCATCCTGTTAAGTGTACAGAATGTTCAACGGTAGTTGGAGTATTTGACAATGATGAAGTTTATCATTTCTTTAATGTACTAGCTAGTCATACATGA